CCCCAGGCGAAACTCCTCTCCGCAGGAGGCGCAGCGGAAAAGCCTCGTGTTTTCCATTCCTCTTCCCTCCTTGTGGGAAAAATTACTGATTTCCGATGGTGGCCACCATGACCGCCTTTATTGTGTGCATCCTATTCTCCGCCTCATCGAAAACCTTCGAAAAGGGAGCCTCGAACACGTCTTCCGTAACTTCCTGCCCCTTGACTGCGGGAAGGCAGTGAAGGAATATGGTTCCGTCCTTTCCCGAGGCCTTCATGAGATCCATGGAAACCTGGTAGGGCCTCAGGAGAGCTTCCCGTTCCTTTTTCTTTTCCTCTTCGCCCATGGAAACCCAGACATCGGTGTACACCGCATCGGCACCCTTCACAGCTTCGAAAGGATCTTCAAAAACCGTGACCGAACCGCCGGAGGTCGAGGCTAGGGTCCTGCACTGCTCCAGGAGGCCCGGCTCCGGAAAGAGAGAGGCCGGGGAGGCGACCACGTAATGCATTCCCAGCTTGGCACATCCGATCATCAGGGCGTTGGACATGTTGTTTCTTCCGTCGCCGCAGTACACGAGGCGCAATCCCTTCAGAATTCTCCCGAAATTCTCCTGGAGCGTAAGGAAGTCGGCGAGAATCTGGGTCGGGTGGTCTACGTCGGTCAAGCCGTTCCAGACGGGAACCCCGGCATATTCCGCAAGTTCCTCCACCATCGACTGCTTGAATCCTCGATATTCTATGCCGTCAAACATCCTTCCCAGGACCCTTGCGGTGTCCTTCACATCTTCCTTGCCTCCGAGGTGAATGTCGTTCTTTCCGAGGAATTCCGGATGTGCCCCCTCGTCGATGCAGGCGACTGTAAAGGCGCAGCGGGTTCGGGTGGACGCTTTTTCGAACAGCAGCGCAATATTCTTGCCCTGGAGGGCATTGCCCCGTATCCCCGCCCTCTTTTTCGCCTTCAGGTCCGCAGCGAGTTCGAGCAGGTAATAAATTTCATCCTTCGAGAAATCCATCAGCGTAAGAAAGCTTCTTCCTTTCAGGTTTACCGGCATTGAGTTCTTTCCCCTTTCCATTTTCCAAGTGTGTTTATTGTCTCTTATCCTTGCTTTTTTTCCGCCGTGTTCCTGCAAGCCATACGTTCAAGCAGTTCCGGCACCCTCTCCAGGGAAACATCCTTCAACAAAACGGTTCCCTTCGAAAATACCACCGCACCCCGGGGAGAACCGGCAATCCCGAAATCGGCGTCCATTGCTTCCCGGGGTCCGTTCACTTCACACCCCATCACGGCCACCGTCACCCCGTCCGGCAGGTTCTCCAGGCAGGGCGTCACCATGTCGGCGATCGTTCTGACCTCGATCCTTTTCCGTCCGCAGGTTGGGCATGAAATAAGGCTTCCTCCCCGCTGCCTCAGATCCAGGGCCCTGAGCAGGGAGTATCCCGCCCGGACTTCCTCGAGGGGAGACTCGGTGAGGCTGACGCGGATCGTGTTCCCTATGCCCTGCCCGAGAAGCAGGGCCAGCCCCGCCGCGCTTTTCACCAGACCGTCCCTTCCGTATCCCGATTCGGTGATCCCTATGTGAAAGGGATAGCCGGGATATTTCAGGGCGAGAAGAGAGTTCGCCCGGACAGTTTCATGAACGGAAGTAGACTTTGCCGATAATATTATATCCTCAAAGCCTTCCTCCCGGAGAATCAGAAGCTGTTCTTCCACCGCCGCCGCGAGAGCATCGGAACGGACTCCGCCGGCCTTCTCCAGCTGGACAGAATTCAGAGACCCGCCGTTGGCCCCTATCCGTATGACCGCCTGTTTCTCCCGGGCTGAGGCAACCACGTCCCGGAGACGCGCCCTAGTCATGTTTCCAGGGTTGATCCGGATGGACGGCGTTCCAGCCTCCAGTGCCGCCAGGGCGAGGGCGGGATCGAAATGAATGTCCGCCATGAGAGGAACGGGAGATTTTTCGTTCAGCCATGCGAGGTCTCCTGCGAGATCCGGGGAAGGGAATGCTGCCCGGACCAGCTCGCAGCCGCAGGAAGCGAGTGATCGGCACTGCTCGAGGCACTTTTCCTTCGAGGAGAGGGGTATTTTGAGCATGCTCTCCACCCGCACAGGGTGGCCGTTTCCGATCGAGAGACCGGCGATGGTGACCGTTCCTGCCATGAACATCTACCCCCCGAACAGGCGAAGGATATCCTGCCACGTTATGTAGAGAATGAGCGTGATCAGGAGGAAAAATCCGGTCATGTGGATGTAATTCTCGATCTTTGGCGGTAACCGTCTCCTGAGGACCATTTCCCCCGCTGTGAAGAAGAGGCGCCCTCCGTCCAGGGCAGGAAACGGAAGAAGGTTGATCAGCCCGAGGTTGAGATTGATGAGCGCAAGGAAGGAAAGGAAGGTCCACAGCCCCTTCCTTGCCGCTTCACCGGCCATGGAGGCAATTCCAACCGGCCCGGTGACGTCCACTTTCTCGGCACCCGTAACCCACCGGACTATTCCCCTGACCATTTCGATGCTCATATTCACCGTGTACGAAAGGGCAGAGGACAATGCCTCCCCGGCGGGGAATCGTTTCATGCCGGGACGGATTCCGAAAAGGGGAATTCCCTGCTCTCTGTCCGGAAGAATCACTGTTGATATGGAAAGGATCGCCTCTCCTCGGCGGACGGAAAAGAGGACGGGGCCTTTGGGGGCTTCCTGCCGGATTTTCTCGGACATGGCCCGCCAGGTCTCCACAGGGGTTCCGTTAACGGAAAGTATCCTGTCCCCCGGAACGACACCTGCGGCCTGCGCCGGGTACCCTTCCATCACCTCTCCTACAACGGTTTCCTCCAGATTGACCACACCGTGTCCCGAAAGGAAAACGGCCGTCAGCAGGAGGGCGAGCAGGACATTGGCCACAGAGCCGTTCACCAGGATAAGAAAACGCTTCCAGGCAGCCTTGTCGTAGAAAGCTCTGCCCGGCTCGACGGTCTCATTCTCGTTCTCTTCCTCCATTCCTGCCAGGCGGACGAAACCGCCCACCGGGAAAGCCCTGACCGACCACAGGGTATGCTTCCCCTTTCGCTGGAAGACAACCGGCCCCATGCCGAAGGCGAACTCGTGCACCTGGACATCGAAAATTCTTGCCGTAATGTAGTGTCCGTACTCATGGATCACAACGCAAATACCTATGACTAATAGAAAAGACAGCAGACTCGCCATTCAGATCGATCTCCTTGCGGGACGGAAAGTTTTCAGCCGCTGACAAACCGCAGCGGCAAGCCTTCTTCCTTCGTCCAGGATTTCCAGGGCATCGGCTAGAGAAGCCGGTGCCGGTCCGTTCCATTGTTCCAGAACCGATTCCACCACAGACGGAATCTCGGTAAAGCCGATATCACCTGCCAGAAAACGGTCCGCAGCCACCTCGTCAGCCCCCACCAGGAGAGCGGGGAAAGCCCCTCCCTTCCTGGCGGCTTCCTTTGCGAGACGAAGCGAGGGAAAACGTTGTTCGTCCGGTTGAAGGAAGGAAATGGTCCTCTCCTGCAGGCGAGGGACCGGGACAGGCGGGAAGGGGCTTCTTTCGGGATAAAACAGTGCCGACGTGCAGGGAAGACGCATGTCGGGAGAGGAGGCGGAGAGGAGAAACGAGCCGTCACTGAACTCCACGATGCCGTGGACGAAAGAATCAGGACATATGACGGCATCTACCCTCTCGGCGGGAAGAGAGAAGAGTGCCATGGCCTCGAGGATTTCGATCCCTTTGTTCATCAGAGTAGCACTGTCCACGCTGATCTTGGCCCCCATGCTCCACACCGGGTGGCGCACCGCCATGAGAGGAGTCACTGTCTCCAGCTCTTCCTGGGAAAAAGTAAGGAAAGGTCCCCCCGATGCCGTGAGGATGATCCGGGAAACCGAAGCGGGGTCCCTATCCCCCAGGCATTGCCACACCGCGTTATGTTCGCTGTCAAGGGGCCTGAGCTGCCCTTTCCGGCCGAGGAGCGGCAGTACCCACTGCCCCGCGACCACGATGCTTTCCTTGTTGGCAAGAGAAACATCCTTGCCGCTCCCCAGAGCTGCCATAAGGGCTCCGATGGCTCCCGTTCCCGAGGACGCCACGACCACGTGGTCGATATCGGGGCTTGCGGCAGTTTCCTCCAGAGCTTCGGCGCCTCCGAGGACCTTCAGGCTGTCGCCGCAGGACCGTCTGAGATTTGCGGCAGCTTCAGGGTCGGAGAGCACCACCCGGTCAGCCTGAAATTCCTCGGCAAGTTTCGCTGTTTCCGAGAAGGAAGACTGGGCCGCCAGGGCGCGAACTTCAAAAAAATCGGGGAAAGTCCGGCATACGGAAAGAACGGAACTGCCGACGCTTCCTGTACAGCCGATGACGAAAAGACGAACTTTCTTCATCGAAGGATGACCCCGAAAAGAACGTAAACAAGGAGGCCGCTGACAAGAACGCCGTCGAAACGGTCCAGTACGCCTCCGTGGCCGGGGATGACGCTTCCGCTGTCCTTTACCCCGCTTTCCCTCTTGATGACCGACTCCGCAAGGTCGCCGATCTGGCCGGCTACGCCGCAGATCAGGGCGACAAAGAGGAAGGGAAGAGGAGGCGTTTCCAAAACAAACGCTACGGACACTCCGGCAAGAAGGGCGGCGGAAAGTCCGCCGAGAAATCCTTCCCATGTCTTTTTGGGGCTGACGTTTTCACACAGCCGGATCCTCCCCCACCGCGATCCGATAAGGTATGCCGCCACGTCGCAGCACCAGGTGCAGAGAAACATGGTAAAAAGGAGGATCGCCCCGGACGGAAGTCTCCGAAGCAGGATCATGAAAGTCCATGGAATGATGATGTACAAAATGCCCGCCAAGGTGCCTCCCATGTTCCAGATGGCAAAGCTCTCCCCCCTGATCTGCCTTCGCAGTATCTCCACGAAAAGGATGACAAAGGCCGTAATGCTCAGGGTGAGCACCAGGGATATGGGGTGGATGCCGTCCGAAGCCGTGAAGAGAATGAGCGCGCCGGCCAGAAAACCGACGCCCCTGGAAACCTTGAATTTTCGCGAAAGCATACTGTAGAACTCCCCGAGGGAGACAAGGGCGAGAACCGAAACGAGGACAGTCCAAGTCATCCCTCCGGCGTACAGGGCCCCCAGGACGACAGCCACCACGGCCGCCCCTGTACCTCCCCTTACCGCCAGTTCTTTCAATGCTTCATTTGACTGCACCATATCGTCTCTCCCTGCAGGTAAATTGTGCGATGGCCTTTTCCAGATCGCCGGGCCCGAAATCGGGCCAGAGGACATCGGTAAAATACAGTTCGCTGTAAACGCACTGCCAGAGCCAGAAATTACTCAACCGCTGCTCACCGCTCGTCCGGATGATAAGATCCGGCGGAGGAAGGTCGGGGTGATACATCTTCCGGTCCAGGTCCTCTTCAGTGAGAGGCTGATTCCTTCCTTCCGCAATCAGGGCATTCACTCCGTCGAGGATTTCCTGCCGCCCTCCGTAATTCAGACAGGCCACAAGGGTGAGCCCCGTATTCATGCCGGTCTCCCTCTCGGCCCACTCCATGAGTTCCGCCACGTCGGGGGGAAGGTTGTCCCGTTTTCCCGCGAAACGGAGCCGGACATTCTCCCGTTTGATCTCGTCGACCTTTCGCCGGAGAGAAAAGCGGAAAAGGCTCATAAGACCCTTGATCTCCATTTCGGGCCGCTTCCAGTTTTCCGTGGAAAAGGCATACACCGAAAGATGGGTAACCCCAAGATTCCAGGCAGCCCGGACCGTCCTTTCGAGGGCCTTTACCCCGGCCCTGTGCCCAAGAAGGCGGGGAAGGAACCGTTTCTCCGCCCATCGGCCGTTGCCGTCCATAATGATGGCTACATGGAAGGGAGACGGGACGGGATAGGCCTTCATGAATTTTCGTCCTCTTCCGGCAGAGATGCTCCGAGTTCACCGAGTTTCTCCCGGACGGCATTGATGTCCCTCCAGGTCAGTTCTTTCGGGCTTCCTTTTTTTCTGGATTCGTTTCTCAGCAGGAAGCTCGGATGAAACATGGGAAGAAGAAGGGCCCCCCGCCAGGGGAACCATCTCCCCCGAAGGGTCGTGATCCCCTCGGAAGTTCTCAGAAGCCACTTCGTCGGGGTATTCCCGAGACAGACAACGAGCCGTGGGCGAAGAAGAGCCAGCTGGGCTTCCAGGAAAGGGCTGCAGGCCATCATCTCATCCGGGGCGGGCACTCTGTTGTCCGGCGGTCTGCATTTTACCACGTTCGTAATGAAAACCTGCTCTCTCCGGATGCCTACCGAGGCGAGAATCTGGGTGAGCAGACGTCCAGCCCTTCCGACAAAGGCGACGCCCTGTTCGTCTTCTTCCGCTCCCGGCCCTTCACCTATGAACACTAGGGGAGTGTTTCGGCTCCCCTGCCCGAAAACAGTGTTCTTTCTTGAAGAGCAGAGGCCGCATCTGGTGCAGCCTTCCACTTTTTTTCGCAGCTCCGCCCAGGCTTCATCCCTGTCCGCGCTGCTCTGAAAAAGGGTCATGGCAACACCACCTCCGCAATGCTTATATCGACGCTCCCGATATCCATGCCGGTAAAATAGCGGACAGCTGAAGCAACCCGCTTCTGCTGCACTTTTCCCAGCTGCCGGAAATTGAACTTCCCCGGCGTCACGTTGACGGTTATTTCCAACGAAATCTCATCCTCCGACGAGCGCACGCGGATATCCTTCACCGCCTCAACCTGCTGGCTCAGAGACACTACGTGGCGGACCAGGTCTTCTATGGCGGTGGAGTCGATGGTCAGGGCCCCGAAAAAGCTGAAGGGCGGCCTCACGATGGTACGCTCACCCTCTTCCCTGTCCACGCTTTTAAAAAGGCCCCTCAGGTGTCCCACCAGTTTGCCTGCGAAATTTTTCCTCAACTGGATCCTGGAAACGGGGATTACGTGCTGTCCTTTCTCATGACGCTCTCTCCTGGCATTGATAATTTCTTCTGGAGAGGCGACCTCGGTTATGTCGATGATGAGTTCGGGGGACGGCAGTTCGAGGGCCCTGGTAATCTTCTCCGCCATGGAAATTGAGGTAGCGATAATCATGATCTTGCAGGGAGCTGATTTCCGCAGAAAGGCCTGTACCGTCTTCCTGTGATCGGGAAACTGGAAGAGCGCTCTCCGTATGGCCCTGACAAGGTTCCGCTCGGATTTCGCACTCTTCCCGGCCATTATTCTTCCCTTGGAGATCACAAGACCATCGTCTATCAGAAAATCCACTTCATTTTCCTGGGCCACCATCTGTGCCCTCTGGCTCTTCCCCGTACCTGCGGGACCGACAAAGGCAATCACGCGGCAGCCTGCTGAAACAGGGAATTTTATTTCAGTAGCCAAGAAAACATTCCCCCCGGACCAGCCTGTAAAAATGGCCTCTCAGCCGCCGAGAGCAGGAAAACTTCCCCGGACGTTTTTTTCGGCTCCGCAGCCGTCACCTGTGTCGCCTGCCATAACCCTGACGTCGGCGCCTAGATCCGTCAGTTTTCTGTCCATATCCTCGTATCCCCGGAAAATATGGCCGAGGTGATACACATAAGTAGAATCCACGGCGGCAAGCCCCGCTATGACAAGAGCGGCTCCCGCTCTCAGGTCGGTGGCCACCACGTCAGCTCCCGTAAGCCGGTCCACACCGGTGATGATGGCGGAGTTACTCTGGATGTCAATTTTAGCTCCCATTTTGTTCAGCTCGCTGACATGAAGAAAACGGGACTGGAAAACGCTTTCCTGAATCACGCTTGTTCCCTGGGCAAGGCAGAGGGCAGCCATGATCTGGGGCTGAAGATCCGTGGGAAATCCGGGGTAGGGAAGCGTTTTGAGGGATACTCCCTTCAATCTGGGAGAAGGATGGATGGTGACTTCGCTTTCCTTGACTGTGAGGGAAGCGTCTGCCTCCTCGAGTTTCGCGAGGAGGGAATCGATATGGTTGGGAATGATTCCGGCCACCGTTACTTCGCCGTTGGTTGCCGCCCCCGCAAGAATGTAGGTGCAGGCCTCGATACGGTCAGGAATGATCCTTGACTCGGCACTCTGAAGGGCGTCCACTCCCTGGATGCGGATCACCCCGGTCCCGTCGGCTTCCACCTGGGCGCCCATGGATTTCAGGGCCTCCACGAGGTTATAGATTTCGGGCTCCCGCGCCGTGTTCTCCAGTACAGTCTCCCCCCTGGCGAATACGGCGGCCATCATAAGATTCTCCGTGGCTCCCACCGAAGGGAAATCAAGGTAAATACGGCAACCGGTCAGTCCGCTGGTATGAGCGTGCACTGCTCCATGCACAAGCTCTATGGTGGCACCCATCTTCGTCAGCCCTTTCAGGTGAAGGTCGATGGGTCTGCTTCCGATGGAACATCCTCCGGGCAGGGGCATGACAGCCTTGCCGCACCGTGCGAGAAGAGGCCCGAGAACGAGTGATGAGGCTCTCATTTTTCTGACGAGATCCGGCGGAGTTTCCCAGGATATTTCCGACGGGGTATGAATTTCCATGATATGATTGCTGAAAGCAATTTCAGCACCGAGACTCCTGAGCAGGTCAGCCATGGTGTTCACGTCGAGAAGATTGGGCACGCGGGTAATGCGGAGAGTACTGTCCTTTAGAAGAAGAGCGGCGGCCATAACCGGAAGGGATGCATTTTTCGCTCCTTGGGCTTCGACAACTCCCCTGAGGGCTTTACCGCCGATAATTTCCATCTTGGATTCCACTGGTCAATTCCTCCCGAAATTTTGGTGGGAAATCATAATTAACTACTATACCATGATTTTAACGGCCTTCGTAATAACAGAAAATGCTGTCGGCTATCCTCAATGATGCCGTTCCGTCTCCGAAGGGGTTCTCCCCCCGGTTCAACAGGCTTTCGCGGAATGCCCCGTCGGAGAGGATCCTCACCGTGACGTTTCTTATGGTTTCGCGGTCAGTA
Above is a window of Aminivibrio sp. DNA encoding:
- the argF gene encoding ornithine carbamoyltransferase yields the protein MPVNLKGRSFLTLMDFSKDEIYYLLELAADLKAKKRAGIRGNALQGKNIALLFEKASTRTRCAFTVACIDEGAHPEFLGKNDIHLGGKEDVKDTARVLGRMFDGIEYRGFKQSMVEELAEYAGVPVWNGLTDVDHPTQILADFLTLQENFGRILKGLRLVYCGDGRNNMSNALMIGCAKLGMHYVVASPASLFPEPGLLEQCRTLASTSGGSVTVFEDPFEAVKGADAVYTDVWVSMGEEEKKKEREALLRPYQVSMDLMKASGKDGTIFLHCLPAVKGQEVTEDVFEAPFSKVFDEAENRMHTIKAVMVATIGNQ
- the ispG gene encoding (E)-4-hydroxy-3-methylbut-2-enyl-diphosphate synthase, with translation MAGTVTIAGLSIGNGHPVRVESMLKIPLSSKEKCLEQCRSLASCGCELVRAAFPSPDLAGDLAWLNEKSPVPLMADIHFDPALALAALEAGTPSIRINPGNMTRARLRDVVASAREKQAVIRIGANGGSLNSVQLEKAGGVRSDALAAAVEEQLLILREEGFEDIILSAKSTSVHETVRANSLLALKYPGYPFHIGITESGYGRDGLVKSAAGLALLLGQGIGNTIRVSLTESPLEEVRAGYSLLRALDLRQRGGSLISCPTCGRKRIEVRTIADMVTPCLENLPDGVTVAVMGCEVNGPREAMDADFGIAGSPRGAVVFSKGTVLLKDVSLERVPELLERMACRNTAEKKQG
- the rseP gene encoding RIP metalloprotease RseP, with the translated sequence MASLLSFLLVIGICVVIHEYGHYITARIFDVQVHEFAFGMGPVVFQRKGKHTLWSVRAFPVGGFVRLAGMEEENENETVEPGRAFYDKAAWKRFLILVNGSVANVLLALLLTAVFLSGHGVVNLEETVVGEVMEGYPAQAAGVVPGDRILSVNGTPVETWRAMSEKIRQEAPKGPVLFSVRRGEAILSISTVILPDREQGIPLFGIRPGMKRFPAGEALSSALSYTVNMSIEMVRGIVRWVTGAEKVDVTGPVGIASMAGEAARKGLWTFLSFLALINLNLGLINLLPFPALDGGRLFFTAGEMVLRRRLPPKIENYIHMTGFFLLITLILYITWQDILRLFGG
- the dxr gene encoding 1-deoxy-D-xylulose-5-phosphate reductoisomerase, coding for MKKVRLFVIGCTGSVGSSVLSVCRTFPDFFEVRALAAQSSFSETAKLAEEFQADRVVLSDPEAAANLRRSCGDSLKVLGGAEALEETAASPDIDHVVVASSGTGAIGALMAALGSGKDVSLANKESIVVAGQWVLPLLGRKGQLRPLDSEHNAVWQCLGDRDPASVSRIILTASGGPFLTFSQEELETVTPLMAVRHPVWSMGAKISVDSATLMNKGIEILEAMALFSLPAERVDAVICPDSFVHGIVEFSDGSFLLSASSPDMRLPCTSALFYPERSPFPPVPVPRLQERTISFLQPDEQRFPSLRLAKEAARKGGAFPALLVGADEVAADRFLAGDIGFTEIPSVVESVLEQWNGPAPASLADALEILDEGRRLAAAVCQRLKTFRPARRSI
- a CDS encoding phosphatidate cytidylyltransferase — encoded protein: MVQSNEALKELAVRGGTGAAVVAVVLGALYAGGMTWTVLVSVLALVSLGEFYSMLSRKFKVSRGVGFLAGALILFTASDGIHPISLVLTLSITAFVILFVEILRRQIRGESFAIWNMGGTLAGILYIIIPWTFMILLRRLPSGAILLFTMFLCTWCCDVAAYLIGSRWGRIRLCENVSPKKTWEGFLGGLSAALLAGVSVAFVLETPPLPFLFVALICGVAGQIGDLAESVIKRESGVKDSGSVIPGHGGVLDRFDGVLVSGLLVYVLFGVILR
- the uppS gene encoding polyprenyl diphosphate synthase, whose protein sequence is MKAYPVPSPFHVAIIMDGNGRWAEKRFLPRLLGHRAGVKALERTVRAAWNLGVTHLSVYAFSTENWKRPEMEIKGLMSLFRFSLRRKVDEIKRENVRLRFAGKRDNLPPDVAELMEWAERETGMNTGLTLVACLNYGGRQEILDGVNALIAEGRNQPLTEEDLDRKMYHPDLPPPDLIIRTSGEQRLSNFWLWQCVYSELYFTDVLWPDFGPGDLEKAIAQFTCRERRYGAVK
- a CDS encoding uracil-DNA glycosylase, with the protein product MTLFQSSADRDEAWAELRKKVEGCTRCGLCSSRKNTVFGQGSRNTPLVFIGEGPGAEEDEQGVAFVGRAGRLLTQILASVGIRREQVFITNVVKCRPPDNRVPAPDEMMACSPFLEAQLALLRPRLVVCLGNTPTKWLLRTSEGITTLRGRWFPWRGALLLPMFHPSFLLRNESRKKGSPKELTWRDINAVREKLGELGASLPEEDENS
- the murA gene encoding UDP-N-acetylglucosamine 1-carboxyvinyltransferase, producing the protein MESKMEIIGGKALRGVVEAQGAKNASLPVMAAALLLKDSTLRITRVPNLLDVNTMADLLRSLGAEIAFSNHIMEIHTPSEISWETPPDLVRKMRASSLVLGPLLARCGKAVMPLPGGCSIGSRPIDLHLKGLTKMGATIELVHGAVHAHTSGLTGCRIYLDFPSVGATENLMMAAVFARGETVLENTAREPEIYNLVEALKSMGAQVEADGTGVIRIQGVDALQSAESRIIPDRIEACTYILAGAATNGEVTVAGIIPNHIDSLLAKLEEADASLTVKESEVTIHPSPRLKGVSLKTLPYPGFPTDLQPQIMAALCLAQGTSVIQESVFQSRFLHVSELNKMGAKIDIQSNSAIITGVDRLTGADVVATDLRAGAALVIAGLAAVDSTYVYHLGHIFRGYEDMDRKLTDLGADVRVMAGDTGDGCGAEKNVRGSFPALGG